From a region of the Dunckerocampus dactyliophorus isolate RoL2022-P2 chromosome 20, RoL_Ddac_1.1, whole genome shotgun sequence genome:
- the kiaa1522 gene encoding uncharacterized protein KIAA1522 homolog isoform X6: MSRRRSTGDLVPRDITEIIGREVRAQRGHRKSGSTLGQAFSWLRSSQKKKKEKKKKKKNVDSGAVIMTDVLQHHDAAKACTKANDEQKRLSVHYSASQHFQENVFIEGSRPQYLEDLHSEAQEGLKIQQKEEHESGVNFAEDESIASSDTAHPEQDLNSKDVEGSLEWKSNSGITDTSTTCAVLTRPGLTRQGSTFKPLNPVKRLDKNKKRNRRTTIMGIPNQVQKELGGTPVVTKDGARVHLSKLEQVTEKQQMRKHLQEVYKDEDPLHHQVFESHCYRSSVLRPMSVAVPGMSTFTSFNPSMGSFLLEPQGPVMSISPQATYLSTIIPNAVLPASIEVIEIDRSSQTRGNGVNNSGSVHAASKSSLASLDSSVSPLLSRSSDGSHKNNSYNNFTTEVCNSQEVDIKVQESQMDSTGDQEFASLHNQGDLTSRNRETNNNPQPKNDTKIKRNSTRSLSIIKTKQPPAPPQRSNSLHSNKIRINTKIQLDNKDDTASQKIATTTGDTASTDQLKSETNKIPNPVSNSPPNLADTSAGEAQKSLSEINRSSPQKTPSEGEKFERTMSPSSGYSSQSGTPTLSPKEISPNSPDKHKKKPLKPERAMSRASSSASPSSSLTSLSSGTSEPVNSDVSCTSSLTPISAKEPTPNLTIEVRELLNVPPPPKVKAPCPPPPETWAQNSLTIELLCGPSLKVSQVLKESTPIQESAAKHEDRQTKNEDPQSDESSEGNSQVEKLAEILGGEAREDQNCTVTEQETFATEESVETIAEVQSQESCSPTVKDSGSCEKTEPPRAMKKPQTILQKDDVVLTESTLDTSVDETEIGSNEGPVTSIDSQVIHEVSPPPSPPPDHQPTPPPLRKSPPISVSPVDLDRIQEETNTMESSWPPPPPPLEGDSIFDGGDELDFPLPPPPDVVDNVSAVMERSITETDALDATIPPVEEFVKLIQDTSEGETSEPLDLVLHPVVVCDKNDADTVSSCLPSSSISPPSTIVSSSSFLKRYSLDFEIHSTTEPSITARLPSPVPSPSPMENLTAGVAFRRPPSNAHRDNRSKELLARHKSVPIPKEDANIPLVTPSLLQMVRLRSVSTTEDSEAALTEDKSTNGVEDICRQQSTPQKPIRKSLISPPQVVKTSVTPSTPSMRLQEAIRIKTAALSSRESLPCRLGMRSSYHCANEPGILALKSCKAYDTQRSHTSTASFIFSRSTKRALEDQSPFSEQTNWVKSDRVPPTVARKPSHSSVSFSQQPNVATSDAQQHSKGIALPETTTRVTADTIETLF; the protein is encoded by the exons TCAGTCCACTACTCGGCCTCACAACACTTCCAGGAGAATGTGTTCATTGAGGGCAGCAGGCCCCAGTACCTGGAGGACCTCCACTCGGAGGCTCAGGAGGGCTTGAAGATACAACAGAAGGAAG AGCATGAGAGCGGAGTGAACTTTGCTGAAGATGAAAGCATTGCT TCATCAGACACTGCACATCCGGAACAGGATCTTAACtccaaggatgtggagggctcACTGGAGTGGAAATCCAACTCAGGGATTACAGATACCTCAACGACATGTGCTGTCCTGACCAGACCCGGGCTCACTCGCCAAG GTTCGACATTCAAGCCTTTGAATCCAGTGAAAAGGTTAGATAAGAACAAGAAGAGGAACAGGAGGACAACCATCATGGGTATTCCCAATCAGGTTCAGAAAGAACTCG GGGGGACTCCAGTAGTGACCAAGGACGGAGCGAGGGTGCACCTTTCAAAGCTGGAG CAGGTAACGGAAAAGCAGCAAATGAGGAAGCATCTCCAGGAAGTGTACAAAGATGAGGATCCCTTACACCATCAAGTATTTGAATCCCATTGTTACCGCTCGTCTGTCCTCAGACCCATGTCTGTTGCGGTTCCTGGCATGAGTACCTTCACTTCCTTTAATCCTTCAATGGGTAGCTTCCTCTTGGAGCCCCAg GGTCCAGTAATGTCCATATCTCCCCAGGctacctatctatctacaaTCATCCCAAATGCGGTGTTGCCAGCCTCGATTGAAGTTATCGAGATAGACCGCAGCAGCCAAACAAGAGGCAATGGTGTCAACAACAGCGGGAGTGTTCATGCAGCTAGCAAAAGTAGCCTAGCATCCTTGGACTCATCGGTCAGCCCTTTGCTTTCTAGAAGCTCAGATGGTTCTCACAAAAACAATTCTTACAACAACTTTACAACGGAGGTCTGTAACTCACAGGAAGTGGATATCAAAGTGCAGGAGAGTCAAATGGATTCTACAGGGGACCAAGAATTTGCCAGCCTTCACAACCAAGGCGATCTCACTAGCAGAAACagggaaacaaacaacaacccaCAGCCTAAGAATGACACAAAGATAAAACGCAATTCCACCCGAAGTCTTTCAATCATCAAGACAAAGCAACCTCCAGCACCTCCACAAAGATCCAACTCCCTTCATTCCAATAAGATCAGGATCAATACAAAGATTCAGTTGGATAACAAAGATGACACTGCTTCCCAAAAGATAGCAACTACCACAGGAGACACAGCATCAACAGATCAACTAAAAtcagaaacaaataaaatccCAAACCCTGTATCAAATAGTCCTCCAAACCTTGCAGATACTTCTGCTGGTGAGGCTCAAAAGTCTTTGTCAGAAATCAACAGATCCTCCCCACAGAAAACTCCATCAGAAGGTGAGAAATTTGAACGCACCATGTCACCTTCCAGTGGATACTCCAGTCAGAGTGGCACCCCAACACTTTCCCCAAAGGAGATCTCCCCAAACTCTCCAGATAAACACAAGAAGAAACCACTTAAGCCTGAGAGAGCCATGTCTCGAGCCTCATCCTCAGCTTCTCCTTCCTCGTCACTTACCTCTTTGTCATCTGGTACATCAGAACCTGTCAACTCAGATGTTTCTTGCACTAGCAGTCTGACCCCAATTTCTGCCAAAGAACCCACTCCGAATTTGACAATTGAAGTCAGAGAGCTGTTAAATGTCCCACCACCTCCCAAAGTCAAAGCACCGTGTCCTCCTCCCCCTGAGACATGGGCTCAGAACAGTCTGACCATTGAGCTCCTGTGTGGTCCAAGCCTCAAAGTCAGCCAAGTATTGAAAGAATCAACACCGATACAGGAGAGCGCGGCGAAACATGAAGACCgtcaaacaaaaaatgaagatCCACAGTCCGACGAATCATCAGAAGGAAATTCTCAAGTTGAGAAATTGGCAGAGATCCTTGGTGGGGAGGCCCGTGAGGATCAAAACTGTACAGTTACAGAACAAGAGACGTTTGCAACTGAGGAAAGCGTTGAAACAATAGCAGAAGTACAAAGTCAAGAGAGTTGTAGCCCCACAGTGAAGGACTCCGGTAGTTGTGAAAAGACAGAACCACCTCGTGCGATGAAGAAACCACAGACAATACTGCAGAAAGATGATGTGGTGTTGACAGAGTCTACACTAGATACCTCAGTTGATGAGACTGAGATAGGCTCAAATGAAGGCCCAGTGACTTCTATAGATTCGCAAGTGATTCATGAGGTGTCACCACcaccttctcctccacctgATCATCAGCCAACACCTCCTCCATTGAGAAAGTCACCTCCCATCTCTGTATCACCTGTTGATTTAGACAGAATACAGGAAGAGACCAACACCATGGAATCCTCttggccacctcctccacctcctttaGAGGGAGATTCTATCTTTGATGGAGGGGATGAGTTGGACTTTCCTCTTCCGCCGCCGCCTGACGTGGTGGACAATGTTTCAGCTGTGATGGAGAGGTCCATCACAGAGACGGATGCTCTGGACGCAACAATTCCGCCTGTGGAGGAATTTGTGAAGTTGATTCAGGACACAAGTGAAGGAGAGACATCTGAACCACTCGATCTTGTCTTGCACCCTGTTGTAGTTTGTGACAAGAATGATGCAGACACCGTGTCATCTTGTCTACCATCTTCATCCATTAGTCCACCATCCACAATAGTTTCTTCCAGCAGTTTCCTCAAGCGCTACTCTCTTGATTTTGAAATCCACTCAACTACTGAACCTTCCATCACTGCCCGACTGCCTTCTCCAGTTCCATCCCCTTCACCAATGGAGAACCTTACAGCTGGGGTTGCCTTCCGAAGGCCACCCAGTAATGCACACAGAGACAACAGGAGCAAGGAGCTGCTAGCTCGCCACAAAAGTGTACCTATTCCCAAAGAGGATGCAAACATACCACTTGTCACCCCCTCTTTACTTCAGATGGTCCGTCTCAGATCAGTCAGCACAACTGAGGACAGTGAGGCAGCGCTCACGGAGGACAAGTCAACAAATGGAGTTGAAGACATTTGCAGACAGCAAAGCACTCCACAAAAGCCCATCCGTAAGTCACTAATATCCCCCCCTCAAGTGGTGAAAACATCTGTGACACCCAGCACCCCTTCCATGCGATTACAAGAAGCCATTCGTATAAAAACTGCAGCCCTGTCATCTAGAGAGAGTCTTCCATGCCGGCTGGGGATGAGGTCATCGTATCACTGTGCCAACGAACCAGGGATTTTGGCCCTTAAATCCTGTAAAGCATATGACACGCAGAGGTCCCACACGTCTACTGCTAGCTTCATCTTCTCCAGGAGCACCAAAAGGGCTCTTGAAGACCAGTCACCGTTTTCTGAGCAAACAAACTGGGTGAAGTCTGACAGGGTCCCTCCAACAGTCGCAAGGAAACCATCTCACAGCAGCGTCAGTTTTTCACAGCAGCCCAATGTTGCCACTAGTGATGCACAACAACATTCCAAGGGAATTGCACTACCGGAGACGA CAACAAGAGTGACTGCAGACACAATTGAAACACTGTTTTGA
- the kiaa1522 gene encoding uncharacterized protein KIAA1522 homolog isoform X2 yields MSRRRSTGDLVPRDITEIIGREVRAQRGHRKSGSTLGQAFSWLRSSQKKKKEKKKKKKNVDSGAVIMTDVLQHHDAAKACTKANDEQKRLSVHYSASQHFQENVFIEGSRPQYLEDLHSEAQEGLKIQQKEEHESGVNFAEDESIASSDTAHPEQDLNSKDVEGSLEWKSNSGITDTSTTCAVLTRPGLTRQGSTFKPLNPVKRLDKNKKRNRRTTIMGIPNQVQKELGKSTVILDPIPYIMHYSKSTLFPALHRSSTFQQVVSTNNNNQSGVCVIPTVEGGTPVVTKDGARVHLSKLEQVTEKQQMRKHLQEVYKDEDPLHHQVFESHCYRSSVLRPMSVAVPGMSTFTSFNPSMGSFLLEPQGPVMSISPQATYLSTIIPNAVLPASIEVIEIDRSSQTRGNGVNNSGSVHAASKSSLASLDSSVSPLLSRSSDGSHKNNSYNNFTTEVCNSQEVDIKVQESQMDSTGDQEFASLHNQGDLTSRNRETNNNPQPKNDTKIKRNSTRSLSIIKTKQPPAPPQRSNSLHSNKIRINTKIQLDNKDDTASQKIATTTGDTASTDQLKSETNKIPNPVSNSPPNLADTSAGEAQKSLSEINRSSPQKTPSEGEKFERTMSPSSGYSSQSGTPTLSPKEISPNSPDKHKKKPLKPERAMSRASSSASPSSSLTSLSSGTSEPVNSDVSCTSSLTPISAKEPTPNLTIEVRELLNVPPPPKVKAPCPPPPETWAQNSLTIELLCGPSLKVSQVLKESTPIQESAAKHEDRQTKNEDPQSDESSEGNSQVEKLAEILGGEAREDQNCTVTEQETFATEESVETIAEVQSQESCSPTVKDSGSCEKTEPPRAMKKPQTILQKDDVVLTESTLDTSVDETEIGSNEGPVTSIDSQVIHEVSPPPSPPPDHQPTPPPLRKSPPISVSPVDLDRIQEETNTMESSWPPPPPPLEGDSIFDGGDELDFPLPPPPDVVDNVSAVMERSITETDALDATIPPVEEFVKLIQDTSEGETSEPLDLVLHPVVVCDKNDADTVSSCLPSSSISPPSTIVSSSSFLKRYSLDFEIHSTTEPSITARLPSPVPSPSPMENLTAGVAFRRPPSNAHRDNRSKELLARHKSVPIPKEDANIPLVTPSLLQMVRLRSVSTTEDSEAALTEDKSTNGVEDICRQQSTPQKPIRKSLISPPQVVKTSVTPSTPSMRLQEAIRIKTAALSSRESLPCRLGMRSSYHCANEPGILALKSCKAYDTQRSHTSTASFIFSRSTKRALEDQSPFSEQTNWVKSDRVPPTVARKPSHSSVSFSQQPNVATSDAQQHSKGIALPETTTRVTADTIETLF; encoded by the exons TCAGTCCACTACTCGGCCTCACAACACTTCCAGGAGAATGTGTTCATTGAGGGCAGCAGGCCCCAGTACCTGGAGGACCTCCACTCGGAGGCTCAGGAGGGCTTGAAGATACAACAGAAGGAAG AGCATGAGAGCGGAGTGAACTTTGCTGAAGATGAAAGCATTGCT TCATCAGACACTGCACATCCGGAACAGGATCTTAACtccaaggatgtggagggctcACTGGAGTGGAAATCCAACTCAGGGATTACAGATACCTCAACGACATGTGCTGTCCTGACCAGACCCGGGCTCACTCGCCAAG GTTCGACATTCAAGCCTTTGAATCCAGTGAAAAGGTTAGATAAGAACAAGAAGAGGAACAGGAGGACAACCATCATGGGTATTCCCAATCAGGTTCAGAAAGAACTCGGTAAGTCAACAGTCATCCTGGATCCAATACCATACATAATGCACTATTCAAAATCTACCCTTTTCCCAGCATTGCACAGAAGTTCCACCTTCCAACAGGTTGTTTCTACCAATAACAACAACCAATCGGGTGTTTGTGTCATTCCAACTGTTGAAGGGGGGACTCCAGTAGTGACCAAGGACGGAGCGAGGGTGCACCTTTCAAAGCTGGAG CAGGTAACGGAAAAGCAGCAAATGAGGAAGCATCTCCAGGAAGTGTACAAAGATGAGGATCCCTTACACCATCAAGTATTTGAATCCCATTGTTACCGCTCGTCTGTCCTCAGACCCATGTCTGTTGCGGTTCCTGGCATGAGTACCTTCACTTCCTTTAATCCTTCAATGGGTAGCTTCCTCTTGGAGCCCCAg GGTCCAGTAATGTCCATATCTCCCCAGGctacctatctatctacaaTCATCCCAAATGCGGTGTTGCCAGCCTCGATTGAAGTTATCGAGATAGACCGCAGCAGCCAAACAAGAGGCAATGGTGTCAACAACAGCGGGAGTGTTCATGCAGCTAGCAAAAGTAGCCTAGCATCCTTGGACTCATCGGTCAGCCCTTTGCTTTCTAGAAGCTCAGATGGTTCTCACAAAAACAATTCTTACAACAACTTTACAACGGAGGTCTGTAACTCACAGGAAGTGGATATCAAAGTGCAGGAGAGTCAAATGGATTCTACAGGGGACCAAGAATTTGCCAGCCTTCACAACCAAGGCGATCTCACTAGCAGAAACagggaaacaaacaacaacccaCAGCCTAAGAATGACACAAAGATAAAACGCAATTCCACCCGAAGTCTTTCAATCATCAAGACAAAGCAACCTCCAGCACCTCCACAAAGATCCAACTCCCTTCATTCCAATAAGATCAGGATCAATACAAAGATTCAGTTGGATAACAAAGATGACACTGCTTCCCAAAAGATAGCAACTACCACAGGAGACACAGCATCAACAGATCAACTAAAAtcagaaacaaataaaatccCAAACCCTGTATCAAATAGTCCTCCAAACCTTGCAGATACTTCTGCTGGTGAGGCTCAAAAGTCTTTGTCAGAAATCAACAGATCCTCCCCACAGAAAACTCCATCAGAAGGTGAGAAATTTGAACGCACCATGTCACCTTCCAGTGGATACTCCAGTCAGAGTGGCACCCCAACACTTTCCCCAAAGGAGATCTCCCCAAACTCTCCAGATAAACACAAGAAGAAACCACTTAAGCCTGAGAGAGCCATGTCTCGAGCCTCATCCTCAGCTTCTCCTTCCTCGTCACTTACCTCTTTGTCATCTGGTACATCAGAACCTGTCAACTCAGATGTTTCTTGCACTAGCAGTCTGACCCCAATTTCTGCCAAAGAACCCACTCCGAATTTGACAATTGAAGTCAGAGAGCTGTTAAATGTCCCACCACCTCCCAAAGTCAAAGCACCGTGTCCTCCTCCCCCTGAGACATGGGCTCAGAACAGTCTGACCATTGAGCTCCTGTGTGGTCCAAGCCTCAAAGTCAGCCAAGTATTGAAAGAATCAACACCGATACAGGAGAGCGCGGCGAAACATGAAGACCgtcaaacaaaaaatgaagatCCACAGTCCGACGAATCATCAGAAGGAAATTCTCAAGTTGAGAAATTGGCAGAGATCCTTGGTGGGGAGGCCCGTGAGGATCAAAACTGTACAGTTACAGAACAAGAGACGTTTGCAACTGAGGAAAGCGTTGAAACAATAGCAGAAGTACAAAGTCAAGAGAGTTGTAGCCCCACAGTGAAGGACTCCGGTAGTTGTGAAAAGACAGAACCACCTCGTGCGATGAAGAAACCACAGACAATACTGCAGAAAGATGATGTGGTGTTGACAGAGTCTACACTAGATACCTCAGTTGATGAGACTGAGATAGGCTCAAATGAAGGCCCAGTGACTTCTATAGATTCGCAAGTGATTCATGAGGTGTCACCACcaccttctcctccacctgATCATCAGCCAACACCTCCTCCATTGAGAAAGTCACCTCCCATCTCTGTATCACCTGTTGATTTAGACAGAATACAGGAAGAGACCAACACCATGGAATCCTCttggccacctcctccacctcctttaGAGGGAGATTCTATCTTTGATGGAGGGGATGAGTTGGACTTTCCTCTTCCGCCGCCGCCTGACGTGGTGGACAATGTTTCAGCTGTGATGGAGAGGTCCATCACAGAGACGGATGCTCTGGACGCAACAATTCCGCCTGTGGAGGAATTTGTGAAGTTGATTCAGGACACAAGTGAAGGAGAGACATCTGAACCACTCGATCTTGTCTTGCACCCTGTTGTAGTTTGTGACAAGAATGATGCAGACACCGTGTCATCTTGTCTACCATCTTCATCCATTAGTCCACCATCCACAATAGTTTCTTCCAGCAGTTTCCTCAAGCGCTACTCTCTTGATTTTGAAATCCACTCAACTACTGAACCTTCCATCACTGCCCGACTGCCTTCTCCAGTTCCATCCCCTTCACCAATGGAGAACCTTACAGCTGGGGTTGCCTTCCGAAGGCCACCCAGTAATGCACACAGAGACAACAGGAGCAAGGAGCTGCTAGCTCGCCACAAAAGTGTACCTATTCCCAAAGAGGATGCAAACATACCACTTGTCACCCCCTCTTTACTTCAGATGGTCCGTCTCAGATCAGTCAGCACAACTGAGGACAGTGAGGCAGCGCTCACGGAGGACAAGTCAACAAATGGAGTTGAAGACATTTGCAGACAGCAAAGCACTCCACAAAAGCCCATCCGTAAGTCACTAATATCCCCCCCTCAAGTGGTGAAAACATCTGTGACACCCAGCACCCCTTCCATGCGATTACAAGAAGCCATTCGTATAAAAACTGCAGCCCTGTCATCTAGAGAGAGTCTTCCATGCCGGCTGGGGATGAGGTCATCGTATCACTGTGCCAACGAACCAGGGATTTTGGCCCTTAAATCCTGTAAAGCATATGACACGCAGAGGTCCCACACGTCTACTGCTAGCTTCATCTTCTCCAGGAGCACCAAAAGGGCTCTTGAAGACCAGTCACCGTTTTCTGAGCAAACAAACTGGGTGAAGTCTGACAGGGTCCCTCCAACAGTCGCAAGGAAACCATCTCACAGCAGCGTCAGTTTTTCACAGCAGCCCAATGTTGCCACTAGTGATGCACAACAACATTCCAAGGGAATTGCACTACCGGAGACGA CAACAAGAGTGACTGCAGACACAATTGAAACACTGTTTTGA